One stretch of Pedobacter riviphilus DNA includes these proteins:
- a CDS encoding c-type cytochrome: MKGSTLAMNKNKFVYTAFLAIAFAATFSACKDKRSTGLEYARNMYDPIAYNPDQPNKNFKDGKTAQLPPAHTKPVGFTEYDEYPNTKEGYEAAGVSMVNPLPVDTVNLAQGKHLFTVFCSPCHGEKGDGQGHLVKIEKFSGVPAYQTGSSSRGGNMADLTAGKIYHTITYGVNNMGSHASQISPTDRWKVVMYVQQLQKGQ, from the coding sequence ATGAAAGGAAGTACATTAGCTATGAATAAGAATAAATTTGTTTACACAGCGTTTTTAGCTATCGCTTTTGCAGCTACCTTTTCTGCTTGTAAAGATAAACGCAGTACTGGCTTAGAATATGCCAGAAACATGTATGATCCGATTGCTTACAATCCGGACCAACCAAACAAAAATTTTAAAGATGGTAAAACAGCCCAGTTGCCACCTGCACATACTAAACCGGTAGGTTTTACTGAATATGATGAGTATCCTAATACAAAAGAAGGATATGAGGCAGCAGGTGTGAGCATGGTTAACCCTTTACCAGTAGATACTGTTAATTTAGCTCAGGGTAAACACTTATTTACCGTTTTCTGTAGCCCTTGCCACGGAGAAAAAGGCGATGGACAGGGACACTTAGTTAAAATTGAGAAATTTAGTGGTGTACCTGCTTATCAAACAGGTTCCTCATCTAGAGGTGGTAACATGGCCGATCTTACCGCAGGTAAAATTTACCATACCATTACTTATGGTGTAAATAACATGGGCTCGCATGCTTCGCAAATCTCACCAACAGATCGTTGGAAAGTGGTGATGTATGTTCAACAATTACAAAAAGGACAATAG
- a CDS encoding DUF3341 domain-containing protein, with translation MSDIKYILGSFGDPDEMMHGIEKLQENNISIYDVYTPMPIHGIEAKLGIKRSRIDIAAFCFGITGTCCAFALIYFCAVIDWRVNIGGKPSFALPDFIPIMFELTVLFCAFGMVLTYYASTHLFPGRAPRVMDLRATDDRFVIAVDAKDNVEHTVIDGLLKDAGALEIKYNERKYISYE, from the coding sequence ATGAGTGATATCAAATATATTTTAGGCAGCTTTGGCGATCCTGACGAAATGATGCATGGCATCGAAAAACTTCAGGAAAATAACATCAGCATTTATGATGTATACACACCAATGCCTATACACGGAATAGAAGCCAAATTAGGAATTAAAAGATCTAGAATCGATATCGCAGCATTTTGCTTTGGTATTACCGGTACTTGCTGTGCATTCGCTTTGATTTATTTCTGCGCAGTTATCGATTGGAGAGTAAACATAGGTGGTAAACCATCATTTGCATTACCGGATTTTATTCCGATAATGTTCGAGCTTACAGTATTATTCTGTGCTTTCGGTATGGTGTTAACTTATTATGCATCTACTCACTTATTTCCAGGAAGAGCACCAAGAGTAATGGATTTACGTGCTACTGATGATCGTTTTGTTATTGCAGTTGATGCAAAAGACAATGTAGAACATACTGTAATTGATGGATTATTAAAAGATGCAGGTGCTTTAGAAATAAAGTATAATGAAAGGAAGTACATTAGCTATGAATAA
- the nrfD gene encoding NrfD/PsrC family molybdoenzyme membrane anchor subunit codes for MSGHNESILREPLITGDNITYAKITDDILSPVENKPNKAWWIGFIVAALGALLWVVAVSYTFWNGIGSWGLNKTVGWAWDITGFVWWVGIGHAGTLISAVLLLFRQNWRNSINRSAEAMTIFAVICAATYVVSHMGRPWLAYWVLPLPNQFGSLWVNFNSPLVWDMFAISTYFSVSLLFWYTGLLPDIATIRDRAVGTRRKIYSIFSFGWSGSVKTWQRFEAVSLILAGISTPLVLSVHTIVSMDFATSVIPGWHTTIFPPYFVAGAIFSGFAMVLTLLLVARKVLGLENYITMFHIESMNKIIILTGSIVGVAYLTEFFIAWYSGSEYEQYAFINRSTGPYWWSYWMMMTCNVISPQLLWFKKIRLSIKATWILSIVVNVGMWFERFVIIVTSLHRDYIPSSWAMFYPTWVDISVFVGSIGLFFTLFLLFLRVLPSIAIAEVKLLLKTASEQAKMKQIKEGHENKEYVAEYVESLEKFDSVKQEDYAKI; via the coding sequence ATGTCAGGACATAACGAATCAATACTTAGAGAACCATTAATTACCGGAGATAACATCACGTATGCAAAAATTACAGATGATATTTTAAGTCCGGTAGAGAACAAGCCAAACAAGGCTTGGTGGATTGGTTTCATCGTTGCCGCATTAGGTGCTTTACTTTGGGTAGTAGCAGTAAGCTACACTTTCTGGAATGGTATCGGATCATGGGGTTTAAATAAAACAGTTGGTTGGGCTTGGGATATCACCGGTTTCGTATGGTGGGTAGGTATCGGTCACGCTGGAACACTAATTTCGGCAGTACTATTACTTTTCCGTCAGAACTGGCGTAACTCCATCAACCGTTCGGCAGAGGCGATGACTATCTTCGCCGTTATCTGTGCCGCTACTTATGTGGTATCGCACATGGGCCGCCCATGGTTAGCTTATTGGGTTTTACCTTTACCAAACCAATTCGGCTCACTTTGGGTAAACTTTAACTCGCCATTGGTATGGGATATGTTTGCGATCTCTACTTACTTCTCTGTATCATTATTATTCTGGTACACAGGTTTATTACCAGATATCGCTACCATCCGCGACCGTGCAGTGGGTACACGTAGAAAAATCTATTCTATCTTCTCTTTTGGATGGAGTGGAAGTGTTAAAACTTGGCAACGTTTCGAAGCGGTGTCGTTAATCTTAGCCGGTATCTCTACGCCACTTGTACTTTCGGTACACACCATTGTATCAATGGACTTTGCAACATCGGTAATTCCAGGATGGCACACTACCATCTTCCCTCCATACTTCGTGGCAGGAGCGATCTTCTCAGGATTTGCGATGGTATTAACTTTATTGTTGGTTGCACGTAAAGTATTGGGATTAGAAAACTACATCACTATGTTCCACATCGAGTCGATGAATAAAATCATCATCTTAACCGGATCAATCGTAGGTGTGGCTTATTTAACTGAGTTCTTCATCGCTTGGTATTCAGGTTCTGAGTATGAGCAATACGCATTTATCAACAGATCTACTGGTCCTTACTGGTGGTCGTACTGGATGATGATGACTTGTAACGTAATCTCTCCACAGTTGTTATGGTTCAAAAAGATCCGTTTAAGCATTAAAGCTACCTGGATTCTATCAATCGTAGTAAACGTAGGTATGTGGTTTGAGCGTTTCGTAATTATCGTTACTTCATTACACCGCGATTATATTCCATCAAGTTGGGCAATGTTCTATCCAACATGGGTTGATATCAGTGTATTCGTAGGTTCAATTGGTTTATTCTTTACCTTATTCTTATTATTCTTAAGAGTATTGCCATCAATCGCTATAGCAGAGGTTAAATTATTATTAAAAACTGCAAGTGAGCAAGCCAAAATGAAACAGATTAAAGAAGGGCATGAGAATAAAGAATACGTTGCAGAATACGTAGAGTCTTTAGAAAAATTTGATAGTGTTAAACAAGAAGATTACGCAAAAATATAA